From the genome of Adhaeribacter pallidiroseus:
GATATTTGGTATGCTTCGGTCCAGAAATGCTTTGGCTTACCCGCCGGGTTAGCAGTAATGGTGTGTTCACCGCGCACCATTTACCGGGCTAAACAAATAAACGAACGCCGGTATTACAACAGCCTGGTTTTGATGTACGAGAAAATGCTCAATTTTCAAACGACATATACTCCCAATGTTTTAAATATATTTTTACTTAATAAAGTACTCGAACAACGACCGCTTATTAAGCAGATTGATAAGGACTTAACCCAACGCGCTCAGCAATTATACGACTTTTTTCAGGAACAAGTAACCAGTAATCTGGGCTTGCTCGTAGAAAACCCGGATGTACGTTCGTACACCGTGCTGGCCGTAAAAGGCGAGCCGAAAATGATTGAAGACGTGAAAAAAAATGCGGCGCGTCAGGGAATTACCTTAGGCAATGGTTACGGGGCCTGGGCCAAAAACACGTTCCGGATAGCTAATTTCCCGGCTATTATGGATGAAGAGTACGGGGTGTTAAAAGACTTTTTTTTAAAATTTTACGCGTAACTTTGCGGCTTCGTTTTTTTTTGCTTCTACGTTCGTCTTTCATGTTTAATTTTAAAGAAATATTATCCGTCACGCTAATCCTGTTTGCCATCATCGATATTATTGGCTCCATTCCCATCATCATTGAGTTGCGGAAACGGGAAGGGGTTATTCATTCAGAAAAAGCTACCTTGGTGGCCGGGGTGCTCATGATCTTGTTTTTGTTTCTGGGCCAGGAAATTCTTAAGCTATTCGGTTTAGATTTTGAATCTTTCGCTTTAGCTGGAGCTATTATTCTTTTTTTAATCGGGATGGAAATGGTGCTGGGCATTCATTTGTTTCAAACCAATCCAAATTCAAAAAGTGGCTCGATTGTGCCTTTGGCTTTTCCTTTGATTGTGGGAGCCGGTACGCTGACTACGCTTTTATCATTAAGAGCGGCTTATTCCTTGCCCAACATTTTGGTAGGCATTGTTCTGAATTTAATTTTTGTGTACACTGTTTTAAAATCCTCGAGCTGGATTGAGCAAAAGTTGGGCGACACCGGTTCCGATATTCTCCGGAAAGTTTTTGGCGTTATCTTATTAGCCATCGCGATCAAACTATTTAAAAGCAACATTCATTTGGGGTGAAGTTGGAAAGTTTAAAAGTTAAAAGGTTAATAAGGCAGAAAATTTAAAAATTTCTTTTCGCCGGCCTTGATTTTATAGCATTGTTTAATTACTAATGTCGATAAAAAACTTAATCCATTTTTAAGAAAAACTTACATTACAAACCTTCAAAAAGTTAAACCTTTTAGCTTTATAACTTTTTAACCTTAAAACTTCAAAACTAACTTGATTCAAATATTTACGGATGGTTCTTCGCGGGGGAACCCAGGACCGGGTGGATACGGTACTATTTTACGGTTTAAGCAGTTTGAGAAAGAACTAACCGCAGGTTTCCGGCGAACCACGAATAACCGCATGGAATTACTCGCCGTGATTGTGGGTTTAGAGGCGCTTAAAACCGAAAACATACCCGTAACTATTTACTCGGATTCGAAATACGTGGTAGATGCCGTAGAAAAGAAATGGGTATTTGGCTGGCAGAAAAAAGGATTTGCCGGTAAAGCCAACGCCGACTTATGGACGCGCTTTTTACCCTTGTACCGGAAGTTTCCGGTTAAATTTGTTTGGCTAAAAGGTCACGCCGGCCACCCGGAAAATGAGCGCTGCGATCAATTAGCCGTAGCCAGTGCTTTAAGCCGTAATTTGCTGATTGACCATTGCTATGAGGCGGCCGAAAAATTATTAAAGTAAAAACTTTATTGGCTAATTCTTATTTCCAATTTAAACAGTTTCGGGTAGAACAAAGCCAATGTGCCATGAAAGTGTGTACCGATTCGTGCTTGTTCGGTGCCTGGGTACCAGTGGAACAAGCCCAGACCATCCTGGACGTTGGAACGGGCACGGGTTTATTAGCGCTCATGGCCGCGCAGCGTTCTTCCGCCCATATCCAAGCCGTTGAAATTGATATTATAGCGGCCGAACAAGCGCATCACAATTTTACCCAAAGTCCGTGGGCCGATCGGCTTGCATTGTTTAGCAATTCTTT
Proteins encoded in this window:
- a CDS encoding MarC family protein, producing MFNFKEILSVTLILFAIIDIIGSIPIIIELRKREGVIHSEKATLVAGVLMILFLFLGQEILKLFGLDFESFALAGAIILFLIGMEMVLGIHLFQTNPNSKSGSIVPLAFPLIVGAGTLTTLLSLRAAYSLPNILVGIVLNLIFVYTVLKSSSWIEQKLGDTGSDILRKVFGVILLAIAIKLFKSNIHLG
- the rnhA gene encoding ribonuclease HI — translated: MIQIFTDGSSRGNPGPGGYGTILRFKQFEKELTAGFRRTTNNRMELLAVIVGLEALKTENIPVTIYSDSKYVVDAVEKKWVFGWQKKGFAGKANADLWTRFLPLYRKFPVKFVWLKGHAGHPENERCDQLAVASALSRNLLIDHCYEAAEKLLK